A part of Bubalus bubalis isolate 160015118507 breed Murrah chromosome 6, NDDB_SH_1, whole genome shotgun sequence genomic DNA contains:
- the RNPEPL1 gene encoding aminopeptidase RNPEPL1 — MAAQCCCRKAPGAEAAPARPPPEPPPALDVASASSAQLFRLRHLQLGLELRPEARELAGCLVLELCARRPAPRALVLDAHPALRLHSAAFRRAPAAAAAAAATAEPPCAFAFAAPGPGPAPPPPLPAFCEAPGAEPACCPLAFRVDPFTDYGSSLTVTLPPELQAHQPFQVILRYTSTDAPAIWWLDPELTYGSAKPFVFTQGHSVCNRSFFPCFDTPAVKCTYSAVVKAPSGVQVLMSATQSTYVEEEGVYRFHMEHPVPAYLVALVAGDLQPADIGPRSRVWAEPCLLPTATSKLSGAVEQWLSAAERLYGPYLWGRYDIVFLPPSFPIVAMENPCLTFIISSILESDEFLVIDVIHEVAHSWFGNAVTNATWEEMWLSEGLATYAQRRITTETHGAAFTCLETAFRLDALHRQMKLLGEDSPVSKLQVKLEPGVNPSHLMNLFTYEKGYCFVYYLSQLCGDPQRFDDFLRAYVEKYKFTSVVAQDLLDSFLAFFPELKEQSVDCRAGLEFERWLNATGPPLAEPDLSQGSSLTRPVEALFQLWTAEPLDQAAASASAIDISKWRTFQTALFLDRLLDGSPLPQEVVMSLSKCYSSLLDSMNAEIRIRWLQIVVRNDYYPDLHRVRRFLESQMSRMYTIPLYEDLCTGALKSFALEVFYQTQGRLHPNLRRTIQQILSQGLGPGAEPGGATADSEPGLLLGDEAPSSAISLRDVNVSA, encoded by the exons ATGGCGGCGCAGTGCTGCTGCCGCAAGGCGCCCGGCGCCGAGgccgcgcccgcccgcccgccgcccgaGCCGCCGCCCGCCCTGGACGTGGCCTCGGCCTCCAGCGCGCAGCTCTTCCGCCTCCGCCACCTGCAGCTGGGCCTGGAGCTGCGGCCCGAGGCGCGCGAGCTGGCCGGCTGCCTGGTGCTCGAGCTGTGCGCGCGGCGGCCCGCGCCCCGCGCGCTCGTGCTCGACGCGCACCCGGCCCTGCGCCTGCACTCGGCCGCCTTCCGccgcgcccccgccgccgccgccgccgccgccgccaccgccgagCCGCCCTGCGCCTTCGCCTTCGCTGCCCCCGGGCCGGGACCCgcaccgccgccgccgctgcccgcCTTCTGCGAGGCGCCCGGCGCGGAGCCCGCCTGCTGCCCGCTGGCCTTCAGGGTGGACCCGTTCACCGACTATGGCTCCTCGCTCACCGTCACGCTGCCCCCTGAGCTGCAGGCGCACCAGCCCTTCCAGGTCATCCTGCGCTACACCTCGACCGACGCCCCCGCC ATCTGGTGGCTGGACCCAGAGCTGACCTACGGCAGCGCCAAGCCCTTCGTGTTCACCCAGGGCCACTCCGTCTGCAACCGCTCCTTCTTCCCGTGCTTCGACACGCCCGCGGTCAAGTGCACCTACTCGGCTGTGGTCAAG GCCCCGTCGGGGGTGCAGGTCCTGATGAGCGCCACACAGAGCACGTACGTGGAGGAGGAGGGTGTCTACCGCTTCCACATGGAGCACCCCGTGCCCGCCTACCTCGTGGCCCTTGTGGCCGGGGACCTCCAGCCCGCAGACATCGGGCCCAG GAGCCGCGTGTGGGCCGAGCCGTGTCTCCTGCCCACGGCCACCAGCAAGCTGTCGGGCGCGGTAGAGCAGTGGCTGAGCGCGGCCGAGCGTCTCTACGGGCCCTACCTGTGGGGCAG GTATGACATCGTCTTCCTGCCCCCGTCCTTCCCCATCGTGGCCATGGAGAACCCCTGCCTCACCTTCATCATCTCCTCCATCCTGGAGAGCGACGAGTTCCTGGTCATCGACGTCATCCACGAGGTGGCCCACAGCTGGTTTGGGAACGCCGTCACCAACGCCACTTGGGAGGAGATGTGGCTGAGCGAGGGCCTGGCCACCTACGCCCAGCGGCGCATCACCACCGAGACCCACG GTGCGGCCTTTACCTGTCTGGAGACAGCCTTCCGCCTGGACGCCCTGCACAGGCAGATGAAGCTTCTCGGAGAGGACAGCCCAGTCAGCAAGCTGCAGGTCAAGCTGGAGCCAG GCGTGAACCCCAGCCACCTGATGAACCTGTTCACCTATGAGAAGGGCTACTGCTTCGTGTACTACCTGTCCCAGCTCTGCGGGGACCCCCAGCGCTTTGACGACTTCCTCCGA GCCTATGTGGAGAAGTACAAATTCACCAGCGTGGTGGCCCAGGACCTGCTGGACTCCTTCCTGGCCTTCTTCCCAGAGCTGAAGGAGCAGAGCGTGGACTGCCGGGCAG GGCTGGAGTTCGAGCGCTGGCTGAATGCCACGGGCCCCCCGCTGGCCGAGCCGGACCTGTCTCAGGGATCCAGCCTGACTCGGCCCGTGGAAGCCCTCTTCCAGCTGTGGACCGCCGAGCCCCTGGACCAGGCGGCCGCCTCCGCCAGCGCCATCGACATTTCCAAGTGGAGGACCTTCCAGACGGCGCTCTTCCTGGACCGGCTGCTGGACGGGTCCCCACTGCCCCAGG AGGTGGTGATGAGCCTGTCCAAGTGCTACTCGTCACTGCTGGACTCCATGAACGCCGAGATCCGCATCCGCTGGCTGCAGATCGTGGTCCGCAATGACTACTACCCCGACCTCCACAGGGTCCGGCGCTTCCTGGAGAGCCAG ATGTCGCGCATGTACACCATCCCGCTGTACGAGGACCTGTGCACCGGCGCCCTCAAGTCCTTCGCCCTGGAGGTCTTCTACCAGACGCAGGGCCGGCT
- the DUSP28 gene encoding dual specificity phosphatase 28, with product MDPEQAGQRADAAAPPPPFVRVAPSLFLGSARAAAAPEPLARAGVTLCVNVSRQQPGPGAPGIAELRVPVFDDPAEDLLAHLEPTCAAMEAAVRAGGACLVYCKNGRSRSATVCTAYLMRHRGLSLERAFRTVKSARPVAEPNPGFWSQLQKYEEALRSRSLLLKEPSGPSEP from the exons ATGGACCCGGAACAGGCCGGACAGCGCGCGGACGCCGCGGCGCCCCCGCCGCCTTTTGTGCGCGTCGCCCCCTCGCTCTTCCTCGGGAGCGCGCGCGCCGCGGCCGCGCCGGAGCCGCTGGCGCGCGCGGGCGTCACCCTGTGCGTCAACGTCTCCCGCCAGCAGCCCGGCCCGGGCGCACCCGGCATCGCCGAGCTGCGCGTGCCCGTGTTCGACGACCCGGCGGAGGACCTGCTGGCGCACCTGGAGCCCACCTGCGCCGCCATGGAGGCCGCGGTGCGCGCCGGCGGCGCCTGCCTCGTCTACTGCAAGAACGGCCGCAGCCGCTCGGCCACCGTCTGCACCGCCTACCTGATGCGTCACCGGGGCCTCAGCCTGGAGCGGGCCTTCCGG ACAGTGAAGAGCGCCCGCCCAGTGGCCGAGCCCAACCCAGGCTTCTGGTCCCAGCTCCAGAAGTACGAGGAGGCCCTGCGGTCGCGGTCCCTCCTGCTCAAGGAGCCCTCGGGCCCGAGTGAGCCCTAA